A portion of the Segatella copri DSM 18205 genome contains these proteins:
- a CDS encoding P-II family nitrogen regulator: MKKIEAIIRKSRFEDVKKALLAADIEWFSYYNVRGEGKMRQARIYRGVMYDTSSIERVLLNIVVRDKNVEPTIAAIQGAAQTGEVGDGRIFVIPVLDTVRIRTGERGDIALYNAEKEE; this comes from the coding sequence ATGAAGAAGATTGAGGCAATTATCCGCAAGTCTAGATTCGAGGATGTCAAGAAGGCGCTTTTAGCAGCAGACATCGAGTGGTTCTCTTATTATAATGTAAGAGGAGAGGGTAAAATGCGCCAGGCTCGCATTTACCGTGGTGTGATGTATGATACCAGCAGCATCGAACGTGTGCTTCTGAATATTGTGGTTCGTGACAAGAATGTGGAGCCTACCATCGCCGCCATCCAGGGCGCTGCACAGACCGGTGAAGTAGGAGACGGCAGAATCTTCGTGATTCCTGTACTCGATACCGTTAGAATCAGAACCGGCGAACGTGGCGACATTGCATTGTATAACGCTGAGAAAGAGGAATAA
- the dapF gene encoding diaminopimelate epimerase produces the protein MKETVHFTKMQGAGNDYIYVDTQQYDIPDPEKAAIAWSAYHTGIGSDGLVLIGKPHDGRRADYSMRIFNADGSEAMMCGNASRCIGKYLYEKGLTRKDTIRLETLSGIKILKLHLQDNKEVVKSVTVDMLEPKLENPEQFIGPSVLEADGRKFEGTYVCMGNPHFVTFVDDIDTIDIAHYGKILERDKAFPQRCNIEFAQVTDTDIIRTRVWERGSGITMACGTGACATAVAAALTNRTGRKSSIVMDGGTLEIEYSEADDHVYMTGPAAFAFEGEIEL, from the coding sequence ATGAAAGAAACAGTTCATTTTACAAAGATGCAGGGAGCGGGTAACGATTATATATATGTAGATACCCAACAATACGACATCCCTGACCCAGAGAAGGCGGCCATTGCCTGGAGTGCTTATCACACGGGCATAGGAAGCGACGGACTGGTTCTCATCGGAAAGCCGCACGACGGCAGAAGAGCAGATTATTCGATGCGTATCTTCAACGCCGATGGTTCAGAAGCGATGATGTGCGGCAATGCAAGCCGATGCATCGGTAAGTATCTTTACGAAAAAGGATTGACCCGAAAGGACACCATCCGACTGGAAACACTTTCGGGTATCAAGATATTGAAACTTCATCTTCAGGATAATAAAGAAGTTGTGAAATCGGTAACAGTAGACATGCTGGAACCCAAACTTGAAAATCCCGAGCAATTCATAGGCCCTTCGGTGCTCGAAGCTGACGGCAGAAAATTTGAAGGCACCTATGTTTGCATGGGTAATCCGCATTTCGTTACCTTCGTGGATGACATCGACACCATCGACATCGCCCACTATGGTAAAATCCTGGAAAGAGACAAGGCATTTCCCCAAAGATGCAACATAGAATTTGCACAAGTAACTGATACAGACATCATAAGGACACGAGTTTGGGAAAGGGGAAGCGGAATAACAATGGCTTGCGGAACAGGAGCCTGTGCCACAGCCGTAGCCGCAGCCCTTACCAACCGTACCGGCAGAAAAAGCAGTATCGTGATGGATGGCGGAACGCTGGAAATAGAATATAGCGAGGCTGATGACCATGTTTACATGACAGGGCCTGCAGCATTCGCTTTTGAAGGAGAAATTGAATTATAA
- a CDS encoding LL-diaminopimelate aminotransferase codes for MALVNEHFLKLANNYLFADIAKKVNAYKIAHPKQRVISLGIGDVTQPLCPAVIKAMHKAVDEMAEQASFRGYGPERGYDFLREAIIKNDFLPRGIHLDANEVFVNDGAKSDTGNIQEILRWDNNIGVTDPIYPVYIDSNVMIGRAGIFENGKWSNVTYMPCDESDDFIPQIPDHRVDMIYLCYPNNPTGTVISKEELRKWVNYAIKNESIILYDAAYEAYITDPAIPHSIYEIRGARKVAIEFHSYSKTAGFTGVRCGYTIVPKELKAKTLAGEEVALNPIWDRRQCTKFNGTSYISQRAAEAIYTPEGKEQVKATINYYMENAHFMRAELQKLGLRVYGGENAPYLWVKTPNNTPSWKFFEEMLYGASVVCTPGVGFGPSGEGYIRLTAFGEHEDCKEAMERIAKWLGK; via the coding sequence ATGGCATTAGTTAATGAACATTTCCTGAAGTTGGCCAACAACTACTTGTTTGCCGACATCGCAAAGAAGGTGAACGCCTACAAGATTGCACATCCAAAGCAGCGTGTAATCAGTCTGGGCATCGGTGACGTAACCCAGCCTCTCTGCCCTGCCGTCATCAAGGCGATGCACAAGGCTGTAGACGAGATGGCTGAGCAGGCTTCTTTCAGAGGCTACGGTCCGGAGCGAGGCTACGACTTCCTCCGAGAGGCTATCATCAAGAACGACTTTCTGCCACGTGGCATTCATCTTGACGCCAACGAGGTATTCGTAAACGATGGAGCCAAGAGCGATACGGGAAATATCCAGGAGATTTTGAGATGGGATAACAACATCGGTGTTACCGACCCGATTTATCCGGTTTATATAGACTCTAACGTGATGATAGGTAGAGCGGGAATCTTCGAGAACGGCAAGTGGAGCAATGTAACCTACATGCCTTGCGATGAGAGCGACGACTTCATCCCTCAGATTCCAGACCACCGTGTGGACATGATTTATCTCTGTTATCCAAACAATCCTACGGGTACGGTCATCTCGAAAGAAGAACTCAGAAAATGGGTAAACTATGCTATCAAGAACGAGAGCATCATCCTCTATGATGCAGCCTACGAGGCATATATCACCGACCCGGCAATTCCTCATTCTATCTACGAGATTCGTGGAGCCAGAAAGGTAGCGATAGAATTCCACAGTTATTCGAAGACTGCCGGATTCACCGGTGTGCGTTGTGGTTACACCATCGTTCCTAAGGAGTTGAAGGCAAAGACATTGGCAGGTGAGGAAGTGGCATTGAATCCTATCTGGGACCGCCGCCAGTGCACCAAGTTTAATGGTACCAGCTATATCAGCCAGCGTGCTGCCGAAGCCATCTACACCCCAGAGGGTAAGGAACAGGTGAAGGCAACCATCAACTACTATATGGAGAATGCCCACTTCATGAGAGCAGAACTCCAGAAACTCGGCTTGAGAGTATATGGCGGTGAGAATGCACCTTATCTCTGGGTGAAGACGCCAAACAATACACCTAGCTGGAAATTCTTCGAAGAGATGCTTTATGGTGCCAGCGTAGTCTGCACTCCAGGTGTCGGCTTCGGTCCATCGGGCGAAGGCTACATCCGACTCACCGCCTTCGGCGAGCATGAGGACTGCAAGGAAGCCATGGAGAGAATTGCCAAATGGCTGGGAAAATAA
- a CDS encoding glutamine synthetase III family protein: MSNLRFEAVSEASKRKPVEVTAPSERPSEFFGKKVFNRQKMYKYLPADVYEKLVDVIDNGARLDRNIANAVAKGIKQWADENGVTHYTHWFQPLTEGTAEKHDAFIEHDGKGGMIEEFSGKLLVQQEPDASSFPSGGIRSTFEARGYSAWDPTSPVFIIDDTLCIPTVFISYTGEALDYKAPLLRSLHAVNVAATEVCHYFNPDVKKVISNLGWEQEYFLVDESLYAARPDLMLTGRTLMGHDSAKNQQMDDHYFGAIPERVQAFMKDLEIQALELGIPCKTRHNEVAPNQFELAPIFEETNLAVDHNMLLMSLMKKVARHHGFRVLLHEKPFAGINGSGKHNNWSLATDTGILLHGPGKTPEDNLRFVVFITETLMGVYKHNGLLKASIMSATNAHRLGANEAPPAIISSFLGKQLTDLLEHIEKADKKDLFTVAGKQGMKLDIPEIPELMIDNTDRNRTSPFAFTGNRFEFRAVGSEANCASAMIVLNTAVAEALTDFKKRVDELIAKGEDKTSAIIDIVRQDLKTCKPIRFDGNGYSDEWVEEAAKRGLDCEKSCPKIFERYLDPASIKMFEDMGVMKKNELEARNEVKWETYTKKIQIEARVMGDLSMNHIIPVATHYQSQLAKNVENMIDIFGDEEGKKLTARNINIIKKIAERTQIIETGVEELVNARKVANKIENEHDKAIAYHDTVAPKMEEIRYQIDKLELTVADELWTLPKYRELLFIR; this comes from the coding sequence ATGAGCAACTTAAGATTTGAAGCTGTTTCAGAGGCTTCCAAGAGAAAGCCTGTTGAGGTAACCGCTCCTAGCGAGCGACCAAGTGAATTCTTCGGAAAGAAGGTATTCAACCGACAGAAGATGTACAAGTATCTCCCTGCAGATGTCTATGAGAAACTGGTAGATGTCATCGACAACGGAGCACGTCTCGACCGTAACATCGCCAACGCCGTAGCCAAAGGCATCAAGCAGTGGGCTGACGAGAATGGCGTAACCCACTACACCCACTGGTTCCAGCCATTGACAGAAGGTACTGCCGAGAAGCACGATGCCTTCATCGAGCATGATGGCAAGGGTGGTATGATCGAGGAATTTTCAGGCAAGTTGCTCGTTCAGCAGGAGCCTGATGCATCATCTTTCCCATCTGGCGGTATCCGCTCTACCTTCGAGGCTCGCGGTTATTCTGCATGGGATCCAACATCTCCTGTATTTATCATCGACGATACACTCTGTATCCCTACCGTCTTCATCTCTTACACAGGTGAGGCACTCGACTATAAAGCTCCATTGCTCCGTTCATTGCACGCTGTAAACGTAGCAGCAACAGAGGTTTGCCACTACTTCAACCCAGATGTCAAGAAAGTTATTTCCAATCTCGGTTGGGAGCAGGAGTACTTCCTGGTAGATGAAAGTTTGTATGCAGCACGTCCTGACCTGATGCTGACAGGCCGCACCCTGATGGGTCATGATTCTGCCAAGAACCAGCAGATGGACGACCACTACTTCGGAGCCATCCCAGAGCGTGTTCAGGCATTCATGAAGGATTTGGAAATCCAGGCTCTCGAGCTCGGTATTCCTTGCAAGACACGCCATAACGAGGTAGCACCAAACCAGTTTGAGTTGGCACCTATCTTCGAGGAGACCAACCTTGCCGTTGACCACAACATGCTCCTGATGAGCTTGATGAAGAAGGTAGCTCGCCATCACGGTTTCCGCGTACTTCTCCATGAGAAGCCATTCGCAGGCATCAACGGTTCCGGTAAGCACAACAACTGGAGTCTCGCTACAGATACAGGCATCCTGCTCCATGGTCCTGGCAAGACACCAGAGGATAACCTCCGTTTCGTAGTCTTCATCACAGAGACTTTGATGGGTGTATACAAGCACAACGGCTTGCTCAAGGCATCTATCATGAGTGCAACCAATGCGCATCGTCTGGGCGCCAACGAGGCACCTCCAGCAATCATCTCTTCATTCCTCGGCAAGCAGTTGACCGACCTTCTCGAGCACATTGAGAAAGCCGACAAGAAGGATCTCTTCACCGTAGCTGGCAAGCAGGGCATGAAGTTGGATATCCCTGAGATTCCAGAGTTGATGATTGATAACACCGACCGTAACCGTACTTCTCCATTCGCCTTCACCGGTAACCGTTTCGAGTTCCGTGCTGTAGGTTCTGAGGCTAACTGTGCATCAGCAATGATTGTATTGAACACAGCCGTAGCCGAGGCTTTGACCGACTTCAAGAAGCGTGTGGATGAGTTGATTGCCAAGGGTGAGGACAAGACATCTGCCATCATCGACATCGTTCGTCAGGATTTGAAGACCTGCAAGCCAATCCGTTTCGACGGCAATGGTTACTCAGATGAGTGGGTAGAGGAAGCAGCTAAGCGTGGTCTGGACTGCGAGAAGAGCTGTCCTAAGATTTTCGAGCGTTATCTCGACCCTGCATCTATCAAGATGTTCGAGGATATGGGCGTCATGAAGAAGAACGAGTTGGAAGCCCGCAATGAGGTGAAATGGGAGACCTACACCAAGAAGATTCAGATTGAGGCTCGTGTAATGGGTGACTTGAGCATGAACCACATCATCCCTGTGGCTACTCACTATCAGAGCCAGTTGGCTAAGAATGTGGAGAACATGATTGACATCTTCGGTGACGAAGAAGGCAAGAAGTTGACTGCCCGCAACATCAATATCATCAAGAAGATTGCCGAGCGCACTCAGATTATCGAGACCGGTGTTGAGGAGTTGGTAAATGCCCGCAAGGTGGCCAACAAGATTGAGAATGAGCACGATAAGGCGATAGCTTATCATGACACGGTAGCTCCAAAAATGGAGGAGATCCGTTATCAGATTGACAAGTTGGAGTTGACTGTAGCCGATGAGCTCTGGACATTGCCTAAGTATCGTGAACTCCTGTTCATCCGCTAA
- a CDS encoding WG repeat-containing protein: MWAKVGGASKPSPDCAGWDRLGVACLRPTEALGDRLGMSGASKVSPDCAGWDRLTDTCLRAGDGLGATCLRAADELAPIQVLVNVDIFSEGFDCPDVEFVQLARPTLSLAKYLQMVGRGLGVAKGKKNCVIIDNVGLYRVFGLPSQVWNWNAMFEGKLKVGKRKETQKDREFFLMNEKQDDIQIHPDSEMMMVMSHEELLQTLQYREFVDSKGEFAIIKLPDGKMTVVNRQGEQVLEPDDYYDMKLLDGNILFFRPRRKAKCYYDLLAKAVIDDGTNVAETPHVVNIKGWEFIEYNDIFMSRTQEDFSLPYHPSQYDFLNYGYYMIFRFRPSAPGCQVWYYCEGDEGKMHMSNEESRNVCFLRNDYEHVYWLCAVLYGERIVVMDSKEDYYLVDSNLKKTYIGCNHPKNENEDLNFVMPRLGKKYYHEAMLQKKEMEANEMLLLHEKSEAGHVELYQAGKKWGVKVDGKVIVPPLYCSIAQPVGAYCAFEEIPRHWGVMTLKGKVIVDAKYEKVEIRDNGIAVVTGITGKTQTINLLKVKE; encoded by the coding sequence ATGTGGGCTAAGGTTGGCGGGGCATCAAAGCCCTCGCCAGATTGTGCGGGATGGGACCGCCTGGGTGTTGCTTGCTTGCGGCCTACTGAGGCACTTGGGGACCGCTTGGGGATGAGTGGAGCATCAAAGGTCTCGCCAGATTGTGCGGGATGGGACCGCCTTACTGATACTTGCTTGCGAGCTGGTGATGGATTGGGGGCTACTTGCTTGCGGGCTGCTGATGAACTTGCTCCTATACAGGTGTTGGTGAATGTGGACATATTCTCGGAGGGATTTGACTGCCCGGATGTGGAGTTTGTACAGTTGGCTCGACCTACGTTGTCGCTTGCCAAGTATCTGCAGATGGTGGGACGTGGATTGGGAGTGGCTAAGGGGAAGAAGAACTGTGTGATTATAGATAATGTGGGACTTTATCGGGTGTTCGGGTTGCCTTCGCAAGTATGGAACTGGAATGCGATGTTCGAGGGAAAGCTGAAAGTTGGCAAGAGAAAGGAGACTCAGAAGGATAGAGAGTTTTTCCTAATGAACGAGAAGCAAGACGATATTCAGATTCATCCAGACTCAGAAATGATGATGGTGATGAGCCATGAAGAATTGCTCCAAACACTACAGTATCGTGAGTTTGTAGATAGCAAAGGGGAGTTTGCCATCATCAAGCTGCCTGATGGAAAGATGACGGTAGTGAACCGACAAGGAGAACAAGTCTTGGAGCCAGACGATTACTATGACATGAAGTTGTTGGATGGCAACATCCTGTTCTTCCGGCCTCGCAGAAAGGCGAAATGCTATTATGACCTGTTGGCAAAAGCTGTCATCGACGATGGCACTAACGTAGCAGAAACTCCCCATGTTGTCAACATAAAAGGATGGGAGTTTATAGAATATAACGACATCTTCATGTCTCGAACCCAAGAAGATTTTTCTCTGCCTTATCATCCTTCACAATATGATTTTCTGAATTATGGGTACTACATGATATTCAGATTCAGACCTTCTGCTCCCGGTTGTCAGGTATGGTACTATTGTGAGGGTGATGAAGGGAAGATGCACATGAGCAATGAAGAGAGCAGGAATGTATGTTTCCTACGTAATGATTACGAACATGTGTATTGGTTGTGTGCAGTCCTGTATGGTGAACGTATCGTGGTCATGGACAGCAAAGAGGACTACTACCTGGTGGATTCAAATTTGAAGAAGACTTATATAGGATGCAATCATCCAAAGAATGAAAATGAAGATTTGAATTTTGTGATGCCTCGCCTTGGCAAGAAATACTATCATGAGGCAATGTTGCAAAAGAAGGAAATGGAAGCAAACGAGATGCTTCTTTTGCATGAGAAGTCGGAGGCAGGACATGTGGAATTGTATCAAGCAGGAAAGAAATGGGGTGTGAAGGTAGATGGTAAAGTTATCGTGCCACCCCTCTACTGCAGTATAGCGCAACCTGTCGGTGCCTATTGCGCCTTTGAAGAGATTCCCAGACATTGGGGCGTTATGACATTGAAAGGAAAAGTGATTGTTGATGCCAAATATGAGAAGGTGGAGATTCGTGACAATGGAATCGCCGTGGTAACAGGTATCACGGGAAAAACACAGACTATCAATCTTTTAAAGGTAAAAGAGTAA
- a CDS encoding IS1634 family transposase has translation MYISKAKKYRDQGDGTAIAYDYYRLTKSYIDKDGKTKHRSVLCLGELPGFDKDERNRLAAMLTTMIEDGQSVMCDNKKLYEEAMSQYVKYRSSKYAQENDPRLIAERKVREEEERKKAVAVKLETLTQHEARIIGCENLCNSTMRMLDIRKYLTSRGWKRDHINFALMQIIARAIYPYSELKTVRYLRENTALAEMFGIPKEKITKDALYESAKRLWDEHHGLEDWLHDRVCSMFGIEEKILLFDITNSYFEGKMENSELCQYGRSKEKRDDCRIVVLAAVVNTEGLLVRTMIYEGNRHDSTTVEEVVGTLAKTTTQEAKRVVVMDAGFYSKPNVNWLKANGFDYITVLPSGDSKFESTSSEIINHTDKKGQQIRLQMGKVDMDGESVKALMVDSDAKGAKERSMYEQACKRYEEGLEAIKKGILTKGGTKKRDAVNKRLGKLDKQYGAIRLSYNVTFTYEGTGKNEVATSMTWECREDKAAQRRKFHGKYVLLTSLDESQELNIWKFYNVIRTVEETFHVLKTDLDIRPVYHKSDNGIKAHLNLAILAYWVVSVTKYRLKLKKHENVRWDEIMRIASTQVVVTAKVETVDGQVISIRQSTEAESKLSAIYDLLYINPKPLGKRKSMLHPNHTSKNLDIGNQGVT, from the coding sequence ATGTATATATCCAAGGCAAAGAAATATCGCGATCAGGGAGATGGTACAGCAATCGCATATGATTACTATCGTCTCACGAAGTCTTACATCGACAAAGATGGCAAGACTAAGCATCGTAGTGTTCTTTGCCTTGGAGAACTTCCCGGCTTTGACAAGGATGAACGTAACCGACTGGCAGCCATGCTTACCACTATGATTGAGGATGGACAAAGCGTGATGTGTGATAACAAAAAGCTCTACGAGGAAGCCATGTCTCAATACGTGAAGTACCGCAGCAGCAAGTATGCCCAGGAAAACGATCCCCGTCTCATCGCCGAGCGCAAGGTTCGCGAAGAAGAGGAGCGCAAGAAAGCAGTTGCCGTTAAGCTTGAAACGCTCACCCAGCATGAAGCTCGCATCATCGGTTGCGAGAACCTCTGCAACTCTACCATGCGTATGCTTGATATTCGTAAATATCTGACCTCCAGGGGATGGAAGCGTGACCATATAAACTTTGCCCTCATGCAGATTATCGCACGTGCCATCTATCCATATTCAGAATTGAAGACCGTCCGCTATCTTCGTGAGAACACTGCACTTGCAGAGATGTTCGGCATTCCTAAGGAGAAAATAACCAAAGATGCCTTGTACGAAAGTGCCAAGCGTCTGTGGGACGAGCACCATGGTCTTGAGGACTGGCTCCATGACAGGGTATGCAGCATGTTCGGCATCGAGGAGAAAATCCTTCTGTTTGACATCACAAACTCCTACTTTGAGGGGAAAATGGAGAACAGTGAACTCTGTCAGTATGGTCGTTCCAAAGAGAAAAGGGACGACTGCAGGATTGTTGTCCTTGCTGCTGTAGTAAACACAGAGGGATTACTCGTCCGCACAATGATATACGAGGGAAACCGTCATGATTCTACTACCGTTGAGGAAGTCGTTGGCACTTTGGCCAAGACCACCACTCAGGAAGCCAAACGTGTCGTAGTGATGGATGCAGGCTTCTACTCCAAGCCGAATGTCAATTGGTTAAAAGCCAATGGATTCGACTACATTACCGTACTCCCTTCCGGCGATAGCAAGTTCGAGTCTACAAGTTCAGAAATCATCAATCATACCGACAAAAAGGGACAGCAGATACGCTTGCAGATGGGTAAGGTTGACATGGATGGAGAATCCGTCAAGGCTCTCATGGTGGATAGTGACGCAAAGGGGGCCAAGGAACGCTCCATGTATGAGCAGGCATGCAAACGCTATGAGGAGGGATTGGAAGCAATCAAAAAGGGTATTCTTACCAAGGGCGGAACCAAGAAACGTGACGCCGTGAACAAGCGATTGGGCAAATTGGACAAGCAATATGGAGCCATTCGCCTGTCATACAACGTTACCTTTACCTATGAGGGTACAGGAAAGAACGAGGTTGCTACTTCCATGACCTGGGAATGCAGAGAGGACAAGGCTGCTCAGAGAAGAAAGTTCCATGGAAAATATGTCTTGCTGACGAGCCTTGATGAAAGCCAGGAATTGAACATCTGGAAATTTTATAATGTAATCAGAACCGTAGAGGAGACTTTCCATGTGTTGAAGACAGACTTGGATATCCGTCCTGTCTATCATAAGAGCGACAATGGAATCAAGGCTCATCTCAACCTTGCCATACTGGCATATTGGGTGGTCAGCGTCACCAAGTATCGCCTGAAATTGAAGAAGCATGAGAATGTGAGATGGGATGAAATCATGCGCATTGCCAGCACACAGGTTGTGGTTACTGCAAAAGTTGAAACCGTAGATGGGCAGGTCATTAGTATAAGACAGAGCACAGAGGCAGAGAGTAAACTCTCCGCCATCTATGATTTGCTCTACATTAACCCCAAACCGCTCGGGAAAAGAAAATCCATGCTACACCCAAATCATACCTCAAAAAATCTGGATATTGGAAATCAGGGAGTTACATGA
- a CDS encoding DUF6169 family protein — protein MKPLPLDIINASAPYEVYWHETSRTYRFKSDFGVVLAIGFDDDDIIENAESYVFSIINVNKIPSPRDLKMRDTVMLIIENFFNMNEAALLYICESGDGKQHMRSRLFEYWFSSYQMKDKFILMPVSIEDMDGVENFAALIIRKDNPNVLDIVAEFSNTVAMFRVKPNSHD, from the coding sequence ATGAAACCACTTCCTTTGGATATAATTAATGCTTCTGCTCCTTATGAGGTTTATTGGCATGAAACGTCTCGAACTTATCGCTTTAAAAGTGATTTTGGTGTGGTACTTGCTATTGGCTTTGATGATGATGACATCATTGAAAATGCAGAATCATATGTCTTTTCTATCATCAATGTAAATAAAATACCTTCTCCTCGAGACTTGAAAATGCGTGATACGGTGATGCTTATTATTGAGAACTTCTTTAATATGAATGAAGCTGCTCTCTTGTATATTTGTGAGAGTGGGGATGGTAAGCAGCATATGCGAAGCCGTCTGTTTGAATATTGGTTTTCTTCTTATCAAATGAAAGATAAGTTTATTCTAATGCCTGTCAGCATTGAGGATATGGATGGTGTTGAAAACTTTGCAGCTTTAATTATTCGAAAAGATAATCCGAATGTTTTAGATATTGTTGCAGAATTTTCAAACACTGTGGCTATGTTTAGGGTAAAACCTAATAGTCATGACTAA
- a CDS encoding IS66 family transposase: MILNKLNQYKNLYLQASNENAHLKHAVSKHEDELEANRKTIESMDSRILELEENQKEWDKEKAQLQSQRDCYKKERDEERESHSQTKKELAKAKEEITKLQESKEAKELSEQANVDLHSVVLVLQRRLFKTNSDASSYMKGEVEFDERRMNDMEFTDVVDEANKLASGIIEEVDQTPVDTGKEPKLPKSDKRKEKKDKEDKPKRRRNVFSIKVLDSMGIDTSNLPAGFKLIHRKDKITGEDVWIVRMYDCYAPLAGCIEYEIGRFNVPGHDPMCSKHPDHIVGKNPLLPSFARFYLDMKIHYNVSENRILEMLRDMEAFMPQSSLNKWMHEIMKCLRERLQGLMLEVIKSSIYTNNDETRILVRNLLEDKPDKYKVEYIHAALSLEKKLVVMLYGEGSRSHTIPEEQIFEHSNIKYFTADRAKLYDTVVKSIEEKYGVKITRTACWFHARHYFVDAFIADHRVRPIIKLMNYLFYIERVADEKGKTGEARLKFRLKYSRFVVQSIMKALQRMKDEKNVKKYGKMVMRAVNYVLDDKEAFQVFLTNGDVEIHNIAIERCFRHIAMGRRNLGKAGSHEAAENLAFMYSLYESCKMNNLNFGRYIEDILTRMKDGDKDYKSMLPCYYVEKSDEVKECA; the protein is encoded by the coding sequence ATGATATTAAACAAGCTCAATCAGTACAAAAATCTGTACCTTCAGGCGAGCAATGAAAATGCTCACTTGAAACATGCTGTGTCTAAGCATGAGGATGAGTTAGAGGCCAATCGCAAGACGATTGAGTCTATGGATAGTCGTATTCTCGAGCTGGAGGAGAATCAAAAAGAATGGGATAAGGAAAAAGCTCAACTTCAAAGTCAACGAGACTGTTATAAAAAGGAACGCGATGAAGAGCGTGAGTCTCATTCTCAGACTAAAAAGGAACTGGCAAAAGCCAAGGAGGAAATAACGAAACTCCAAGAGTCCAAGGAAGCCAAGGAACTTAGCGAACAAGCCAATGTGGACTTGCACAGCGTGGTTCTGGTGCTCCAACGCCGTCTCTTCAAGACAAACAGCGATGCTAGTTCCTATATGAAAGGCGAGGTTGAGTTCGATGAACGTCGAATGAACGACATGGAATTCACTGATGTCGTTGACGAAGCCAACAAGTTGGCCAGTGGAATTATTGAGGAAGTTGACCAAACCCCAGTTGACACAGGTAAAGAGCCCAAGTTGCCAAAGTCCGACAAAAGGAAAGAAAAGAAAGACAAAGAGGACAAGCCTAAGCGCAGAAGAAACGTCTTCTCCATCAAGGTGCTTGACTCTATGGGTATTGATACGAGCAACTTGCCTGCCGGCTTCAAGCTAATCCATCGCAAAGACAAGATTACTGGCGAGGACGTTTGGATTGTGAGAATGTACGATTGCTATGCTCCCTTGGCAGGTTGTATCGAGTATGAAATCGGCAGGTTCAATGTTCCTGGACATGATCCGATGTGCAGCAAGCATCCAGACCATATTGTAGGTAAGAATCCATTGCTTCCAAGCTTTGCCCGATTCTACCTTGACATGAAGATACATTATAATGTAAGTGAGAATCGCATCTTGGAGATGCTGAGAGACATGGAGGCATTTATGCCACAGTCCTCGCTCAACAAGTGGATGCACGAGATAATGAAGTGCTTGCGTGAGCGATTGCAAGGTCTGATGCTGGAAGTGATAAAGTCATCGATATATACCAACAATGACGAGACTCGTATTTTGGTTCGCAACTTGTTGGAAGACAAGCCTGACAAGTACAAAGTGGAGTATATCCATGCCGCCCTCTCCTTGGAGAAGAAGCTGGTTGTCATGCTCTACGGTGAAGGCAGTCGTAGCCATACAATCCCTGAGGAACAAATCTTCGAGCACTCGAACATCAAGTATTTTACGGCAGACAGAGCCAAGCTTTATGATACAGTAGTCAAGAGCATCGAGGAAAAGTATGGTGTGAAGATTACTCGCACGGCTTGCTGGTTCCATGCCCGTCATTACTTCGTGGACGCCTTCATAGCAGACCATCGAGTGAGACCAATCATCAAGCTTATGAACTACCTCTTCTATATAGAGCGAGTTGCAGATGAAAAAGGCAAGACAGGTGAGGCTCGACTAAAGTTCCGCTTGAAGTACAGTCGCTTCGTCGTTCAGTCCATCATGAAGGCATTGCAGAGAATGAAGGACGAGAAGAACGTGAAGAAGTATGGCAAGATGGTGATGCGAGCAGTCAACTACGTGCTTGATGATAAAGAGGCGTTTCAAGTCTTTCTCACTAATGGTGATGTAGAAATCCACAACATAGCCATTGAGCGATGCTTCCGGCATATCGCCATGGGACGTCGCAATTTGGGCAAGGCAGGTAGTCATGAGGCTGCGGAGAACTTAGCTTTTATGTATTCTTTATATGAAAGCTGCAAAATGAACAATTTAAACTTTGGAAGGTATATTGAAGACATCCTTACCCGCATGAAAGATGGGGATAAGGACTATAAGTCTATGCTTCCATGTTACTATGTAGAGAAATCCGATGAGGTGAAGGAGTGCGCTTAG